One genomic segment of Chitinophaga sancti includes these proteins:
- the yihA gene encoding ribosome biogenesis GTP-binding protein YihA/YsxC, translating into MIIKSAEYLISNVEWDKCPTPNLPEYAFIGRSNVGKSSLINMLANNEKLAKTSGTPGKTQLINHFVINKDWYLVDLPGYGFAKVSQSQRRSWEKMIENYLRKRQNLVNVFVLIDSRHTPQQLDLDFVNQLGEWQIPFNLVFTKADKSTQAETSKNVKAFLNKLRESWEFLPANFVTSTVKKMGRDKILEFIDEMNMQFRAIA; encoded by the coding sequence ATGATTATAAAGTCTGCAGAATACCTGATTAGTAATGTTGAGTGGGATAAGTGCCCTACTCCGAATCTGCCGGAGTATGCTTTTATTGGCAGGTCAAATGTGGGTAAGTCCTCATTGATCAATATGTTAGCGAACAATGAGAAGTTAGCAAAGACTTCCGGAACGCCAGGGAAGACGCAGTTGATTAATCATTTTGTGATTAATAAGGATTGGTATCTGGTGGATTTGCCGGGATATGGTTTTGCAAAGGTGAGTCAGTCTCAGCGGAGAAGTTGGGAGAAGATGATTGAGAATTATTTAAGGAAGCGGCAGAATCTGGTGAATGTATTTGTGTTGATTGATAGCAGGCATACGCCGCAGCAGCTGGATCTGGATTTTGTGAATCAGTTGGGGGAGTGGCAGATTCCTTTTAACCTGGTATTTACGAAGGCGGATAAGAGTACGCAGGCGGAGACGAGTAAGAATGTGAAGGCATTTTTGAATAAGTTGAGGGAGAGTTGGGAGTTTTTGCCGGCGAATTTTGTGACGAGTACGGTGAAGAAGATGGGGAGGGATAAGATATTGGAGTTTATTGATGAGATGAATATGCAGTTTAGGGCGATTGCGTAA
- the ubiE gene encoding bifunctional demethylmenaquinone methyltransferase/2-methoxy-6-polyprenyl-1,4-benzoquinol methylase UbiE, producing MSDKKVVPFAASKLSKKEQIATMFNDIAHRYDFLNHFMSLGIDIMWRKKALRLLKSLQPKKMLDVATGTGDFAIMANKMLNPDTITGIDISEGMLSFGREKINNLGLSDKITLQLGDSETISFPDNTFDAITVAYGVRNFENLEKGLAEMLRVLKPGGKLVILEFSNPTVFPIKQLYNLYFRYITPLIGKWIAKSEAAYSYLPESVKAFPQGQEMCNILTNTGFQAVTCKKLTFGISSIYCASR from the coding sequence ATGTCAGACAAGAAAGTAGTACCGTTTGCCGCGTCAAAATTAAGCAAGAAGGAACAAATAGCGACAATGTTCAATGATATTGCCCATCGCTATGACTTTTTAAACCACTTTATGTCCCTCGGGATCGATATCATGTGGCGTAAAAAAGCCCTCAGACTGCTGAAATCACTCCAACCCAAAAAGATGCTGGACGTGGCTACCGGTACCGGCGACTTCGCCATCATGGCCAACAAAATGCTGAATCCTGACACCATTACCGGTATAGATATCTCCGAAGGTATGCTCTCTTTCGGTCGGGAAAAAATCAATAATCTGGGCCTCTCTGACAAAATTACCCTGCAGCTGGGAGATAGCGAAACAATAAGTTTTCCTGATAATACGTTTGATGCAATAACGGTTGCATACGGTGTTCGCAACTTCGAAAATCTGGAAAAAGGACTGGCGGAAATGTTGCGTGTATTAAAGCCGGGCGGAAAATTGGTAATATTAGAATTCTCTAATCCAACAGTTTTTCCTATTAAACAATTATATAATTTGTATTTTCGCTATATTACACCCCTGATCGGAAAATGGATTGCAAAGAGTGAGGCAGCATATAGCTACCTTCCCGAATCTGTGAAAGCGTTCCCACAAGGTCAGGAAATGTGTAATATTTTAACTAATACCGGCTTTCAAGCAGTGACATGCAAAAAACTCACATTCGGCATCAGCTCTATTTATTGCGCTTCCCGCTAG
- a CDS encoding outer membrane beta-barrel protein, with amino-acid sequence MEEHDAKPYYFGITLAANNSNFKLLHDAVFLHQDSIMVVEPLKSFGFNLGLLGNVRLSEYFDLRLNPQLSFASKNLYYRENFPTRETTKNIESILLQFPLQVKFKSDRIDNMRVYVIAGLKYDYDLASNARARRAEDLVKIKAGDYGYEAGAGFEFYFPSFIFSPEFKISNGLSNMQVKDKNLRYSNVIQSLKSRMIVFSIHLEG; translated from the coding sequence ATGGAAGAACATGATGCCAAACCCTATTACTTTGGTATCACACTCGCGGCCAACAACTCTAATTTCAAACTCCTCCACGATGCTGTTTTTCTGCATCAGGACTCTATCATGGTAGTAGAGCCCCTCAAGTCCTTTGGATTCAACCTCGGGCTGCTGGGCAACGTACGCCTGAGCGAATATTTTGACCTTCGCCTTAATCCGCAATTGTCATTCGCCTCGAAAAACTTATACTACAGAGAAAATTTCCCTACCAGGGAGACCACTAAAAATATCGAATCCATCCTCCTGCAATTCCCTTTACAGGTTAAGTTCAAATCCGACCGTATCGATAATATGCGCGTATACGTGATCGCTGGTCTGAAATACGATTATGACCTGGCTTCCAATGCCCGTGCACGTCGCGCAGAGGATCTTGTAAAAATCAAAGCGGGTGACTATGGCTATGAAGCCGGCGCTGGTTTTGAATTTTATTTCCCCAGCTTTATCTTCTCACCAGAGTTTAAAATCAGTAATGGTTTGTCAAATATGCAGGTGAAAGATAAAAACCTCCGTTACTCCAACGTGATTCAATCCCTGAAGTCCAGAATGATCGTGTTCTCTATCCATCTGGAAGGTTAA
- a CDS encoding dihydroorotase: MQTYIIRNISVVNEGSTTVQDVLISNGRIEKIAPQITVSGQYIEINGEGKHLLPGVIDDQVHFREPGLTHKATIYTESRAAVAGGTTSFMEMPNTIPAALTQELLEDKYTIGANHSLANYSFFMGVSNDNADEVLKTNEKKDRICGVKIFMGSSTGNMLVDNFITLERIFGGSEVLIATHCEDEKIIKTNLEKYKQEVGPENLTAAYHPLIRNEEGCFESSLVAIQFAKKHNSRLHILHISTEKELQLFSNMLPLAEKRITAEVCVHHLYFTADDYARYGNLIKCNPAIKAAHNKHGLWQGLLDDRLDIIATDHAPHTWEEKQQPYLQAPSGVPLVQHSLLMMLEHVSKGNITLEKVVEKMAHAPAICFQIKERGFLREGYFADCVIVDLQQATMVEKNNLHYKCGWSPLEEHTFPAAVTHTFVSGHLAYENGKFNESEKGQRLLFNR, translated from the coding sequence ATGCAGACATATATCATCCGCAATATATCCGTAGTAAACGAAGGCAGTACCACTGTCCAGGACGTCCTCATCAGCAATGGCCGTATAGAAAAAATCGCTCCGCAGATCACCGTCAGCGGACAATACATTGAAATCAACGGCGAAGGCAAACACCTCCTCCCCGGTGTTATCGATGACCAGGTGCACTTCCGCGAACCCGGCCTTACCCACAAAGCTACTATCTACACGGAATCCCGTGCAGCTGTAGCCGGCGGTACCACCAGCTTTATGGAAATGCCTAACACCATTCCCGCCGCCCTCACCCAGGAACTGCTGGAAGACAAATACACCATCGGTGCCAACCATTCCCTGGCCAACTACTCCTTCTTCATGGGCGTATCCAACGACAACGCTGATGAAGTACTGAAAACAAACGAAAAGAAAGACCGTATCTGCGGCGTGAAAATATTCATGGGGTCCTCTACCGGCAATATGCTGGTGGATAACTTCATCACCCTCGAACGCATCTTTGGTGGTAGCGAAGTACTCATAGCCACCCACTGCGAAGATGAAAAGATTATCAAAACCAATCTCGAAAAATACAAACAGGAAGTAGGTCCGGAAAACCTCACCGCCGCTTACCACCCCCTGATCCGTAACGAAGAAGGTTGTTTCGAGTCCTCATTGGTAGCTATCCAGTTTGCTAAAAAACACAATTCCCGTCTGCACATCCTGCACATCTCTACAGAGAAGGAATTACAGTTGTTCAGCAATATGCTGCCACTGGCAGAAAAACGTATTACCGCTGAGGTATGTGTACATCACCTGTACTTCACTGCAGATGATTACGCCCGCTACGGCAATCTTATTAAATGTAACCCTGCTATCAAAGCAGCACACAATAAACATGGCCTCTGGCAAGGTTTGCTCGACGACCGTCTGGACATCATTGCCACCGACCACGCTCCTCACACCTGGGAAGAGAAACAACAACCTTACTTACAGGCGCCATCCGGCGTTCCTCTGGTTCAGCACAGTCTGCTGATGATGCTGGAACATGTATCCAAAGGCAATATCACCCTTGAGAAAGTGGTAGAGAAAATGGCGCATGCGCCCGCTATCTGTTTCCAGATAAAAGAAAGAGGTTTCCTGCGTGAAGGATACTTTGCGGACTGTGTGATCGTAGACCTGCAACAGGCCACCATGGTGGAAAAGAACAACCTCCATTACAAATGTGGATGGTCTCCGCTCGAAGAACATACATTCCCTGCAGCCGTGACACATACATTTGTAAGTGGTCATTTGGCATATGAGAATGGTAAATTTAATGAGAGTGAGAAAGGGCAACGTTTGTTGTTCAACAGATAA
- a CDS encoding MutS-related protein: protein MELDKTTYYDLSIFNREEEFSLFHKLDFTTTTGGRHYLRQIYANPLKDIPALAQRHKALQYLIQEEDRWPVDITNGTIVVMENYLEAQIEPISNPEGLSLVVSAVMTKMIYNSDYGFIQFSFTQLLNLLKGFRSLVSIYNTEHTPRDLKQILDRAHHLLYQKEFNDIIAADASGPASFMQILRHDHYIRKKHRKTIQELLDLYSRLDALYAMAKAIRHFNLQFPTFEDTPHPFVEIKDLYHPILPKPVSYNVSITPQSHFMFLTGANMAGKTTFIKAVGVAVFLAHIGMGVPAKEMKCSFFNGIFSNIQVQDNIFKGESFFFNEVQRIKNTIIKINDGKKWLVLIDEMFKGTNVEDAKNCSLAVINGLLKSTNCLFILSTHLYEIAEELKDAANIRFKYFEADVIDDNLYFTYQLKDGIAKEKIGYLILKREKVLDLLNEIK, encoded by the coding sequence ATGGAATTAGACAAAACGACCTATTACGACCTATCAATATTTAACAGAGAAGAGGAATTTTCTTTGTTTCATAAACTGGACTTTACAACAACAACAGGCGGCAGACATTACCTCAGGCAGATATATGCAAATCCGCTGAAAGATATACCTGCCTTAGCGCAAAGACATAAAGCATTACAATACCTAATCCAGGAAGAAGATCGCTGGCCGGTAGATATCACCAACGGTACGATCGTCGTGATGGAAAATTACCTCGAGGCGCAGATAGAACCTATCAGCAATCCGGAAGGCCTCTCCCTCGTAGTAAGTGCAGTGATGACTAAGATGATCTACAATTCAGATTACGGGTTCATCCAATTCTCCTTCACACAGTTGCTCAACCTGCTCAAAGGATTCCGCTCATTAGTCAGCATATACAATACAGAACATACACCCCGCGATCTAAAACAAATTTTAGACAGGGCGCATCATCTACTATACCAAAAGGAATTCAACGACATCATCGCTGCAGATGCATCCGGACCAGCATCATTCATGCAGATCCTGCGACATGATCATTACATTCGCAAAAAACATCGTAAGACGATCCAGGAGTTATTAGATTTATACAGCAGACTGGATGCATTATATGCAATGGCAAAAGCAATTCGTCATTTCAATTTACAGTTCCCTACATTTGAAGATACGCCCCATCCGTTCGTAGAGATCAAAGATCTCTATCATCCGATCCTGCCTAAGCCGGTATCTTACAATGTATCGATCACACCACAATCACACTTCATGTTCCTCACCGGCGCGAACATGGCGGGAAAGACGACATTCATCAAAGCAGTAGGTGTAGCGGTATTCCTTGCTCATATAGGCATGGGCGTACCTGCGAAAGAAATGAAGTGTAGTTTCTTCAATGGTATCTTTAGTAATATCCAGGTGCAGGATAATATCTTTAAAGGAGAATCATTCTTTTTTAATGAAGTACAACGTATCAAAAATACAATCATCAAAATAAATGATGGAAAAAAATGGTTAGTACTGATTGATGAAATGTTCAAAGGTACGAATGTGGAAGATGCAAAGAATTGTTCTCTTGCAGTGATCAATGGGTTGTTGAAAAGTACGAACTGCCTGTTCATCTTATCCACGCACCTGTATGAGATTGCAGAGGAGTTGAAAGATGCTGCTAATATACGATTCAAGTATTTTGAAGCAGATGTGATAGATGATAATTTATACTTTACATACCAATTGAAAGATGGTATAGCGAAAGAAAAAATTGGTTACTTAATATTAAAACGTGAGAAGGTATTGGATTTATTAAATGAAATAAAATAA
- a CDS encoding YifB family Mg chelatase-like AAA ATPase — MIVKTYGSALQSVSAISIVIEVNVSPKGTRFSIVGLPGSSVKESEDRIESAIQNIGYIFPRFRTIVNMAPANIRKEGAAYDLPIAIGLLAASEQIKTDNLNHYTLMGELSLDGTLLPIKGALPIAVQAKKDGFKGIILPLQNAKEASMVDGIKVYGAVDLKEVIDFYNNPKTLRPTNSDVFNIFSQQNSNDLDFNEVKGQYMVKRGLEIAAAGGHNVLLIGPPGAGKTMLAKRFPGILPPMTLPEALETTKIYSVAGKLDCSLITKRPFRSPHHTISDTALVGGGVTPQPGEISLAHNGVLFLDELPEFKRAVLEVMRQPIEERRVTISRATYTVDFPAGFMLIASMNPCPCGYFNHPDRSCSCPAGAVQRYMRKISGPLMDRIDLHIEVTPVSHQELTALSTSESSNKIRERVIAARNIQKQRFYRHKGIYNNAQMHPSLLKKVSQLDTQCADLLKKAMQTLNLSARAYDRILKVSRTIADLAHSEHIQSDHIAEAIQFRSLDRENYWM, encoded by the coding sequence ATGATTGTTAAAACCTATGGCAGTGCGCTGCAAAGCGTCAGTGCCATCTCCATTGTTATAGAAGTGAATGTCTCACCCAAAGGCACCCGTTTTTCCATCGTAGGTTTACCAGGCAGCTCAGTCAAAGAAAGTGAAGACCGTATAGAATCTGCCATTCAAAATATCGGGTACATATTTCCCCGCTTCAGAACCATTGTAAACATGGCGCCTGCGAATATTCGCAAAGAAGGTGCTGCATATGATCTACCAATAGCCATTGGTTTATTAGCCGCATCAGAACAAATCAAAACTGATAACTTAAATCACTATACACTCATGGGAGAGCTCTCTTTAGACGGAACCTTACTTCCAATAAAAGGGGCCCTTCCCATAGCCGTACAAGCAAAAAAAGACGGTTTCAAAGGAATCATACTCCCCCTTCAAAACGCCAAAGAAGCCTCAATGGTAGACGGCATCAAAGTTTACGGCGCTGTCGACCTGAAAGAAGTCATTGACTTCTACAACAATCCTAAAACCTTACGCCCCACGAATTCCGATGTCTTCAACATCTTCTCCCAACAAAATTCCAACGACCTTGACTTCAATGAAGTCAAAGGTCAATACATGGTGAAACGCGGCCTCGAAATAGCCGCCGCCGGTGGACACAACGTTTTACTCATCGGCCCTCCCGGTGCTGGCAAAACAATGCTGGCAAAACGATTTCCTGGCATTCTCCCTCCCATGACCCTTCCCGAAGCTTTAGAAACCACTAAGATCTATTCAGTAGCTGGCAAACTCGATTGCTCTTTAATCACCAAACGTCCCTTCCGCTCACCACATCACACGATCAGTGACACCGCCTTAGTAGGTGGGGGTGTCACACCGCAACCAGGTGAAATATCCTTAGCCCACAATGGTGTATTATTCCTCGATGAATTACCTGAATTCAAACGCGCGGTTTTAGAAGTAATGCGTCAACCCATAGAAGAAAGAAGAGTCACCATATCAAGAGCCACCTATACTGTCGACTTCCCTGCCGGTTTCATGCTCATTGCGAGTATGAATCCATGTCCCTGTGGTTATTTTAATCATCCTGACAGATCCTGCTCCTGCCCGGCAGGCGCCGTCCAACGCTATATGCGGAAAATCTCCGGTCCACTCATGGACAGAATAGATTTACATATAGAAGTGACACCTGTATCTCACCAGGAATTAACAGCCTTATCCACATCCGAATCCAGTAATAAAATAAGAGAAAGAGTGATCGCCGCCAGGAACATTCAAAAACAGCGATTCTATAGACATAAAGGAATTTACAACAATGCACAAATGCATCCATCCTTATTAAAAAAGGTATCTCAACTGGATACCCAATGTGCTGATCTGCTCAAAAAAGCGATGCAAACGCTGAACCTTTCGGCCCGCGCTTACGACCGCATACTCAAAGTATCGCGCACTATCGCCGACCTGGCTCACAGTGAACATATTCAATCCGATCACATTGCAGAGGCGATACAATTCAGGTCTCTTGACAGAGAGAATTATTGGATGTAA
- a CDS encoding helix-turn-helix transcriptional regulator → MQEQLSILKGIHPGIVLERELRKRNLTKREFAQFINEYPQTLGAITKGKRNMNIWLALKIEHALNIEEGYFMILQVYYDIQEEKRKRSANQLPDLSKFD, encoded by the coding sequence ATGCAAGAACAGCTATCCATATTGAAGGGAATACACCCGGGCATTGTTTTGGAAAGGGAACTTCGAAAAAGAAACCTTACAAAAAGGGAATTTGCTCAATTTATTAACGAGTATCCTCAAACCCTTGGTGCGATTACCAAAGGGAAAAGAAATATGAATATATGGCTTGCATTAAAAATTGAGCATGCACTAAATATAGAGGAAGGATATTTTATGATCTTGCAGGTTTATTATGATATTCAAGAAGAAAAGCGAAAACGATCTGCTAATCAATTACCTGATCTTTCCAAGTTTGATTGA
- a CDS encoding TonB-dependent receptor, with product MMSFLLLTAGIQIQASASPLRITPGSTNTNARFGPPVKGKVTSATGEAMIGVNVMVKATKKGTSTNEKGEFTINASPDDILVITYIGYETQEVKVGNNTTLNIVLSSGATQLNDVAIVGYGKQKRQALTSAITSVKPGDLNRGAITDLGQLLQGKVPGLNITASGDPNKPAAVILRGASTLNSSQTPFYVIDGVPGMDISLIAPDDIANIEVLKDAAATAIYGNRASAGVIIVTTRKGKSGNLQVSYNTYVGAEKISKNLDVMSADELRAFLTKNNSGFSPNDDLGAHTNWQKEIERETAVSQNHNIAFSGGTEHSNYIATLNYANKEGIIKKTSLERMIARLAVEQYALNDNVKFGLNISNSISNAKDVPYRNTILLQSAIYLPVSPVKNTDGTYFENFQYSNYFNPVAMLNNSNLETKNNNFSANFTTNVKLPWGFTYDLSVSYMNVSALSGQYLSKYYTNEYNGMYNNPDPGTSGHTQQTFGTNGQATRSSYTNTYKILESFLSWNRHFGGHNINAVAGYSWQSNIIGDGFSTTTYNFAVDNTGFRNLALSNPYAYSTQINLGSDGVYQETKLISDFARVNYDYKEKYLLQASIRHDGSSVFGANNRWGYFPSVGIGWRIAQESFMKDQHLFDDLKLRASYGVTGNSSGFSAFTAQYIIGSNGSFYYDGQSLAAYGPTQAQNADLKWEKTATTNIGLDFAILKSRLTGSLEVYNKNTTGMIYSYSVNPALVPTGSIVANGGSMNNKGIELSLNGVIIDQKDFGWTSTLNLASNKNEVTSLNNPLFSGGDSIAVAYPEGASQSGASLQLLKTGKPLGQFFTFQYAGKNTSGISQYLKRDGTTTISPANGTDYHYLGSAQPKLIYGWSNTFRYKHWDLNVFVRGVYGNKIFNATRADLFRPATAQYANILADAKDESASDINSYRYSSRYIESGSYLRFDNATLAYTFGNVNPAIKKLRLYVSCNNLFVITKYKGVDPEVNQGGIAPGVDYNNFYPKTRTFLIGANLSL from the coding sequence ATGATGTCATTCTTATTGCTGACTGCCGGGATTCAGATCCAAGCCAGCGCATCTCCCCTCCGGATCACTCCCGGAAGCACCAATACCAATGCAAGGTTTGGCCCCCCAGTTAAAGGTAAGGTGACCTCAGCTACCGGTGAAGCTATGATCGGCGTAAACGTTATGGTAAAAGCTACCAAAAAAGGAACTTCCACAAACGAAAAAGGGGAATTCACTATCAACGCTTCACCGGACGATATCCTCGTTATTACCTATATCGGATACGAAACCCAGGAAGTCAAAGTAGGAAACAATACTACTCTCAATATTGTTCTCTCTTCTGGCGCTACCCAACTAAACGATGTCGCCATCGTTGGTTATGGTAAACAAAAAAGACAGGCTCTCACCAGTGCCATCACCTCCGTTAAACCAGGAGACCTCAATAGAGGCGCTATTACGGACCTCGGACAACTCCTGCAGGGTAAAGTCCCAGGCCTCAACATTACCGCCAGCGGTGACCCTAATAAGCCCGCTGCCGTTATCCTCCGTGGTGCCTCCACCCTCAACTCATCTCAGACTCCTTTCTATGTAATTGATGGTGTTCCCGGTATGGATATCTCCCTCATCGCTCCCGATGATATCGCCAACATCGAAGTACTGAAAGATGCCGCCGCTACCGCTATCTACGGTAACAGAGCTTCCGCAGGCGTGATCATCGTAACCACCCGCAAAGGTAAATCCGGTAACCTCCAGGTAAGCTACAATACCTATGTAGGTGCTGAAAAAATATCTAAAAACCTGGACGTGATGAGCGCCGATGAACTCCGCGCTTTCCTCACTAAAAATAATTCCGGCTTCTCCCCTAACGATGACCTGGGCGCCCATACCAACTGGCAGAAAGAAATCGAAAGAGAAACCGCCGTGTCTCAAAATCATAACATCGCTTTCAGCGGCGGTACTGAACATAGCAATTATATCGCTACTCTCAATTATGCCAACAAAGAAGGTATTATCAAGAAAACCTCTCTGGAACGTATGATCGCCAGATTGGCCGTTGAACAATATGCGCTAAACGATAATGTGAAATTCGGACTCAATATATCCAACTCTATCAGCAATGCGAAGGACGTTCCTTACAGAAACACCATCCTCCTGCAATCTGCTATCTATCTGCCCGTTTCTCCCGTGAAAAACACTGACGGCACCTACTTCGAAAACTTCCAGTATAGCAACTACTTCAATCCCGTTGCTATGCTGAACAACAGCAACCTGGAAACAAAGAACAATAACTTCTCTGCCAACTTTACCACCAACGTAAAGCTGCCATGGGGATTCACATATGACCTCAGCGTGTCTTACATGAACGTATCCGCTCTCTCCGGTCAATACCTCTCCAAGTACTACACCAATGAATATAATGGTATGTACAACAACCCCGATCCAGGCACCTCCGGTCACACGCAACAAACCTTCGGTACCAACGGTCAGGCTACCAGATCTTCTTATACCAACACATATAAAATCCTGGAAAGCTTCCTCTCCTGGAACAGGCACTTCGGCGGCCATAACATCAACGCCGTTGCTGGTTACTCCTGGCAGAGCAACATCATCGGCGATGGCTTCTCTACTACCACTTACAACTTCGCCGTTGATAACACAGGTTTCAGAAACCTTGCACTGAGCAACCCTTACGCCTACTCCACCCAGATCAACCTCGGCTCCGATGGGGTATACCAGGAAACTAAACTGATCTCTGACTTCGCTCGTGTGAACTACGATTACAAAGAAAAATATTTATTACAAGCCTCTATCCGTCACGATGGTAGCTCCGTATTCGGTGCCAACAACAGGTGGGGTTACTTCCCTTCTGTAGGTATCGGCTGGCGCATCGCACAGGAATCTTTCATGAAAGATCAACACCTGTTTGATGACCTGAAATTAAGAGCCAGCTATGGTGTAACCGGTAACTCAAGTGGTTTCAGCGCATTCACTGCTCAATATATCATCGGTAGTAACGGTTCCTTCTATTATGATGGCCAGTCATTGGCGGCATACGGCCCTACACAGGCTCAAAACGCTGACCTGAAATGGGAAAAAACTGCCACTACCAACATCGGCCTGGACTTCGCTATCCTGAAAAGCAGATTGACAGGTTCACTCGAAGTGTATAACAAAAACACCACCGGCATGATCTATTCTTATAGCGTAAATCCTGCCCTGGTACCAACCGGTTCGATCGTTGCAAACGGTGGTAGCATGAATAACAAGGGTATTGAATTGAGCCTGAACGGTGTGATCATTGATCAGAAAGACTTCGGCTGGACCTCTACCCTGAACCTCGCTTCCAACAAAAATGAGGTGACCAGCCTGAACAACCCACTGTTCTCCGGAGGTGACTCAATTGCTGTAGCTTATCCTGAAGGTGCTTCTCAATCAGGTGCAAGTTTGCAATTGCTGAAAACAGGTAAACCACTGGGGCAGTTTTTTACCTTCCAATATGCAGGCAAAAACACCAGCGGAATCTCTCAATACCTCAAAAGAGATGGAACCACTACTATCTCACCTGCTAACGGTACTGACTACCACTACCTGGGCAGCGCACAGCCTAAACTGATCTACGGATGGTCCAATACCTTCAGGTACAAACACTGGGACCTGAACGTATTCGTGAGAGGTGTGTATGGCAACAAAATTTTCAATGCTACCAGGGCTGACCTGTTCCGCCCTGCCACTGCTCAATATGCGAACATCCTGGCAGATGCAAAAGATGAATCTGCAAGCGATATCAACTCTTACAGATACTCTTCCCGCTACATCGAATCAGGTAGCTACCTGCGATTCGATAACGCAACACTGGCTTATACTTTCGGAAATGTCAATCCTGCTATCAAAAAACTGAGATTGTACGTTTCCTGCAACAACCTCTTCGTCATTACTAAATATAAAGGGGTAGATCCTGAAGTGAATCAGGGAGGCATCGCACCTGGCGTAGATTATAACAACTTCTACCCAAAAACACGCACCTTCCTCATCGGCGCAAACCTGTCCCTCTAA